The following coding sequences lie in one Epinephelus lanceolatus isolate andai-2023 chromosome 24, ASM4190304v1, whole genome shotgun sequence genomic window:
- the LOC144461888 gene encoding uncharacterized protein LOC144461888 isoform X2 — protein MNRCEDREEGVPPSKTTLCGEHDSQTKAQRIHQRPDSAGPGPGPGPGPGPEPGPEPSCVSLKSDMSNDRYINFKVHQPSAAERVDQESSEVPSGQSAQQHQTHLDSIFMLLEENILTFVKNELKKIQKVLSPDYPECFESQREDEEVLEGEDEEQRRSSREAFLKITLHFLRRMKQEELADCLQSRTFAPVCRRKLKSNLQEKFQCVFEGIAKAGNPTLLNQIYTELYITEGGTAEVNDEHEVRQIDTASRKPHRPETTIRQEDIFKASPGRDEPIRTVMTKGVAGIGKTVLTQKFTLDWAEDKANQDIQLTFPFTFRELNVLKEKKYSLVELVHHFFTETKEAGICRFEEFQVVFIFDGLDECRLPLDFHNNEILTDVTESTSVDVLLTNLIRGKLLPSARLWITTRPAAANQIPPDCVDMVTEVRGFTDPQKEEYFRKRFRDEEQASRIISHIKTSRSLHIMCHIPVFCWITATVVEDVMKTREEGELPKTLTEMYIHFLVVQTKVKNIKYDGGAETDHHWSPESRKMIESLGKLAFDQLQKGNLIFYESDLTECGIDIRAASVYSGVFTQIFKEERGLYQDKVFCFVHLSVQEFLAALHVHLTFINSGVNLMEEQQTTSQRSKVFRDKPKLRHLHQSAVDKALQSPNGHLDLFLRFLLGLSLQTNQKHLRGLLTQTGSSSKTNWKTVQYIKKKINEDLSAERSINLFHCLNELNDRSLVKEIQQSLSSGRLSTDKLSPAQWSALVFILLSSEEDLDVFDLKKYSASEEALLRLLPVLKASNKALLSGCNLSERSCEALSSVLSSQSSSLRHLDLSNNNLQDSGVKLLSVGLQSPHCTLETLSLSGCLITEEGCASLTSALSSNPSHLRELDLSYNHPGDSGVTLLSAGLRSTLCPLETVRLSGCNLSKRSCEALSSVLSSQSSSLRHLDLSNNNLQDSGVKLLSVGLQSPHCTLETLSLSGCLITEEGCVSLASALSSNPSHLRELDLSYNHPGDSGVTLLSAGLKDPHWRLDTLRVEPGGVRWLRPGVRKYSCELTIDTNTVNRRLKLSDNNRKVKCVKEVQSYPDHPDRFDWWPQLLCRTGLTGRCYWEVEWRGRVYISVSYRGISRRGDSMDCVFGMNHQSWSLFCSDDGRYSVWHNDRRTQLSSSSSSSSSSSSSSSSSSSSSSSSSSSSSSSSSSSSSSSSSGRVAVYVDCPAGTLSFFRVSSDTLIHLHTFNTTFTEPLYPGLRLWCYGSSVSLCSL, from the exons ATGAATCGgtgtgaggacagagaggagggagtcCCTCCCTCTAAAACCACTCTGTGTGGGGAACATGACAGCCAGACCAAAGCTCAGAG GATCCATCAGAGACCAGACTCtgctggacctggacctggacctggacctggacctggacctgaacctggacctgaacccagctgtgtgtccttAAAGAGCGACATGTCAAATGATCGATACATTAATTTTAAAGTCCATCAGCCCTCTGCTGCAGAGAG AGTGGACCAGGAGAGCTCAGAGGTTCCCAGTGGTCAGTCTGCCcagcagcatcaaacacacctggactcCATATTTATG ctgctggaggagaacaTCCTCACTTTTGTGAAGAACGAGCTGAAGAAGATCCAGAAGGTTCTGAGTCCAGATTACCCAGAATGCTTCGAGAGTCagagggaggatgaggaggtgtTGGAGGGTGAGGatgaagagcagaggaggagcagcagagaggcattTCTGAAGATCACACTGCACTTCCTGAGGAGAAtgaagcaggaggagctggctgactGTCTGCAGAGCA gAACTTTTGCTCCAGTGTGTCGACGTAAACTCAAATCTAACCTGCAGGAGaagttccagtgtgtgtttgaggggatCGCTAAAGCAGGAAACCCAACCCTTCTGAATCAGATctacacagagctctacatcacAGAAGGAGGGACTGCAGAGGTCAATGATGAACATGAGGTCAGACAGATCGACACAGCATCCAGGAAACCACACAGACCAGAAACAACCATCAGACAAGAAGACATCTTTAAAGCCTCACCTGGAAGAgatgaaccaatcagaacagtgaTGACAAAGGGAGTGGCTGGCATTGGGAAAACAGTCTTAACACAGAAGTTCACTCTGGACTGGGCTGAAGACAAAGCCAACCAGGACATACAGTTGACATTTCCATTCACTTTCAGAGAGCTGaatgtgctgaaagagaaaaagtacagcttggtggaacttgttcatcacttctttacTGAAACCAAAGAAGCAGGAATCTGCAGGTTTGAAGAGTTCCAGGTTGTGTTCATCTTTGACGGTCTGGATGAGTGTCGACTTCCTCTGGACTTCCACAACAATGAGATCCTGACTGATGTTACAGAGTCCACCTCAGTGGATGTGCTGCTGACAAACCtcatcagggggaaactgcttccctctgctcgcctctggataaccacacgacctgcagcagccaatcagatccctcctgactgtgttgacatggtgacagaggtcagagggttcactgacccacagaaggaggagtacttcaggaagagattcagagatgaggagcaggccAGCAGAATCATCTCCCACATCAAGACATCACGAAGCCTCCACATCATGTGCCACatcccagtcttctgctggatcactgctacagttgtggaggatgtgatgaagaccagagaggaaggagagctgCCCAAGACCCTGACTGAGATGTACATCCACTTCCTGGTGGTTCAGACCAAAGTGAAGAACATCAAgtatgatggaggagctgagacagATCATCACTGGAGTCCAGAGAGCAGGAAGATGATTGAGTCTCTGGGAAAACTGGCTTTTGATCAGCTGCAGAAAGGCAACCTGATCTTCTATGAATCAGACCTGACAGAGTGTGGCATCGATATCAGAGCAGCCTCAGTGTACTcaggagtgttcacacagatctttaaagaggagagaggactgtaccagGACAAGGTGTTCTGCTTCGTCCATCTGAGTGTTCAGGAGTTTCTGGCTGCTCTTCATGTCCATCTGACCTTCATCAACTCTGGAGTCAATCTGATGgaagaacaacaaacaacatcccAAAGGTCTAAAGTCTTCAGAGACAAACCTAAACTCAGACATCTCCACCAGAGTGCTGTGGACAAGGCCTTACAGAGTCCAAATGGACACCTGGACTTGTTCCTCCGCTTCCTCCTGGGTCTCTCACTGCAGACCAATCAGAAACACCTACGAGGTCTgctgacacagacaggaagtagctCAAAAACCAATTGGAAAACAGTCCAGTACATCAAGAAGAAGATCAACGAGGATCTGTCTGCTGAGAGAAGCATCAACCTGTTCCACTgtctgaatgaactgaatgatcGTTCTCTAGTGAAGGAGATCCAACAGTCCCTGAGTTCAGGACGTCTCTCCACAGATAAACTGTCTCCTGCTCAGTGGTCAGCTCTGGTCTTCATCTTACTGTCATCAGAAGAAGATCTGGACGTGTTTGACCTGAAGAAATACTCTGCTTCAGAGGAGGCTcttctgaggctgctgccagtgCTCAAAGCCTCCAACAAAGCTCT ACTGAGTGGCTGTAACCtgtcagagagaagctgtgaagctctgtcctcagttctcagctcccagtcctccagtctgagacacctggacctgagtaacaacaacctgcaggattcaggagtgaagcttctttctgttggactgcagagtccacactgtactctggaaactctcag tctgTCAGGCTGTCTGATCACAGAGGAAGGCTGTGCTTCTCTGACCTCAGCTCTGAgctccaacccctcccatctgagagagctggacctgagctaCAATCATCCAGGAGACTCAGGAGTGACGCTGCTGTCTGCTGGACTGAGAAGTACACTCTGTCCTCTGGAAACTGTCAG ACTGAGTGGCTGTAACCTCTCAaagagaagctgtgaagctctgtcctcagttctcagctcccagtcctccagtctgagacacctggacctgagtaacaacaacctgcaggattcaggagtgaagcttctttctgttggactgcagagtccacactgtactctggaaactctcag tctgtcaggctgtctgatcacagaggaaggctgtgtttctctggcctcagctctgagctccaacccctcccatctgagagagctggacctgagctaCAATCATCCAGGAGACTCAGGAGTGACGCTGCTGTCTGCTGGACTGAAGGATCCACACTGGAGACTGGACACTCTCAG GGTGGAGCCTGGTGGAGTCCGATGGTTGAGACCAGGTGTgaggaagt ATTCCTGTGAACTCACCATCGacacaaacacagtaaacagacgcctcaaactgtctgacaacaacaggaaGGTGAAATGTGTGAAGGAGGTTCAGTCATACCCTGATCATCCAGACAGATTTGACTGGTGGCCTCAGCTGCTGTGTAGAACTGGTCTGACTGGTCGCTGTTACTGGGAGGTCGAGTGGAGAGGACGGGTTTATATATCAGTGAGTTACAGAGGAATcagcaggagaggagacagtATGGACTGTGTGTTTGGAATGAATCATCAGTCCTGGAGTCTGTTCTGCTCTGATGATGGTCGTTACTCTGTCTGGCACAATGACAGAAGAACacagctctcctcctcctcttcctcctcttcctcctcctcctcctcctcctcctcctcttcctcctcctcctcttcctcctcctcctcctcctcctcctcctcctcctcctcctcctcctcctcctcctctggtagggtagcagtgtatgtggactgtcctgctggcactctgtccttcttcagagtctcctctgacacactgatCCACCTCCACACCTTCAACACCACATTCACTGAACCTCTTTATCCTGGGCTTAGGCTCTGGTGTTATGgttcctcagtgtctctgtgttctctgtag
- the LOC144461888 gene encoding NACHT, LRR and PYD domains-containing protein 3-like isoform X3, whose product MNRCEDREEGVPPSKTTLCGEHDSQTKAQRIHQRPDSAGPGPGPGPGPGPEPGPEPSCVSLKSDMSNDRYINFKVHQPSAAERIHQRPDSPAPSCVSFKSDWSMLEPITFKAGQQVDQESSEVPSGQSAQQHQTHLDSIFMLLEENILTFVKNELKKIQKVLSPDYPECFESQREDEEVLEGEDEEQRRSSREAFLKITLHFLRRMKQEELADCLQSRTFAPVCRRKLKSNLQEKFQCVFEGIAKAGNPTLLNQIYTELYITEGGTAEVNDEHEVRQIDTASRKPHRPETTIRQEDIFKASPGRDEPIRTVMTKGVAGIGKTVLTQKFTLDWAEDKANQDIQLTFPFTFRELNVLKEKKYSLVELVHHFFTETKEAGICRFEEFQVVFIFDGLDECRLPLDFHNNEILTDVTESTSVDVLLTNLIRGKLLPSARLWITTRPAAANQIPPDCVDMVTEVRGFTDPQKEEYFRKRFRDEEQASRIISHIKTSRSLHIMCHIPVFCWITATVVEDVMKTREEGELPKTLTEMYIHFLVVQTKVKNIKYDGGAETDHHWSPESRKMIESLGKLAFDQLQKGNLIFYESDLTECGIDIRAASVYSGVFTQIFKEERGLYQDKVFCFVHLSVQEFLAALHVHLTFINSGVNLMEEQQTTSQRSKVFRDKPKLRHLHQSAVDKALQSPNGHLDLFLRFLLGLSLQTNQKHLRGLLTQTGSSSKTNWKTVQYIKKKINEDLSAERSINLFHCLNELNDRSLVKEIQQSLSSGRLSTDKLSPAQWSALVFILLSSEEDLDVFDLKKYSASEEALLRLLPVLKASNKALLSGCNLSERSCEALSSVLSSQSSSLRHLDLSNNNLQDSGVKLLSVGLQSPHCTLETLRLSGCNLSKRSCEALSSVLSSQSSSLRHLDLSNNNLQDSGVKLLSVGLQSPHCTLETLSLSGCLITEEGCVSLASALSSNPSHLRELDLSYNHPGDSGVTLLSAGLKDPHWRLDTLRVEPGGVRWLRPGVRKYSCELTIDTNTVNRRLKLSDNNRKVKCVKEVQSYPDHPDRFDWWPQLLCRTGLTGRCYWEVEWRGRVYISVSYRGISRRGDSMDCVFGMNHQSWSLFCSDDGRYSVWHNDRRTQLSSSSSSSSSSSSSSSSSSSSSSSSSSSSSSSSSSSSSSSSSGRVAVYVDCPAGTLSFFRVSSDTLIHLHTFNTTFTEPLYPGLRLWCYGSSVSLCSL is encoded by the exons ATGAATCGgtgtgaggacagagaggagggagtcCCTCCCTCTAAAACCACTCTGTGTGGGGAACATGACAGCCAGACCAAAGCTCAGAG GATCCATCAGAGACCAGACTCtgctggacctggacctggacctggacctggacctggacctgaacctggacctgaacccagctgtgtgtccttAAAGAGCGACATGTCAAATGATCGATACATTAATTTTAAAGTCCATCAGCCCTCTGCTGCAGAGAG GATCCATCAGAGACCAGACTCACCTgcacccagctgtgtgtccttCAAAAGTGACTGGTCAATGTTGGAACCTATTACATTTAAAGCTGGACAACA AGTGGACCAGGAGAGCTCAGAGGTTCCCAGTGGTCAGTCTGCCcagcagcatcaaacacacctggactcCATATTTATG ctgctggaggagaacaTCCTCACTTTTGTGAAGAACGAGCTGAAGAAGATCCAGAAGGTTCTGAGTCCAGATTACCCAGAATGCTTCGAGAGTCagagggaggatgaggaggtgtTGGAGGGTGAGGatgaagagcagaggaggagcagcagagaggcattTCTGAAGATCACACTGCACTTCCTGAGGAGAAtgaagcaggaggagctggctgactGTCTGCAGAGCA gAACTTTTGCTCCAGTGTGTCGACGTAAACTCAAATCTAACCTGCAGGAGaagttccagtgtgtgtttgaggggatCGCTAAAGCAGGAAACCCAACCCTTCTGAATCAGATctacacagagctctacatcacAGAAGGAGGGACTGCAGAGGTCAATGATGAACATGAGGTCAGACAGATCGACACAGCATCCAGGAAACCACACAGACCAGAAACAACCATCAGACAAGAAGACATCTTTAAAGCCTCACCTGGAAGAgatgaaccaatcagaacagtgaTGACAAAGGGAGTGGCTGGCATTGGGAAAACAGTCTTAACACAGAAGTTCACTCTGGACTGGGCTGAAGACAAAGCCAACCAGGACATACAGTTGACATTTCCATTCACTTTCAGAGAGCTGaatgtgctgaaagagaaaaagtacagcttggtggaacttgttcatcacttctttacTGAAACCAAAGAAGCAGGAATCTGCAGGTTTGAAGAGTTCCAGGTTGTGTTCATCTTTGACGGTCTGGATGAGTGTCGACTTCCTCTGGACTTCCACAACAATGAGATCCTGACTGATGTTACAGAGTCCACCTCAGTGGATGTGCTGCTGACAAACCtcatcagggggaaactgcttccctctgctcgcctctggataaccacacgacctgcagcagccaatcagatccctcctgactgtgttgacatggtgacagaggtcagagggttcactgacccacagaaggaggagtacttcaggaagagattcagagatgaggagcaggccAGCAGAATCATCTCCCACATCAAGACATCACGAAGCCTCCACATCATGTGCCACatcccagtcttctgctggatcactgctacagttgtggaggatgtgatgaagaccagagaggaaggagagctgCCCAAGACCCTGACTGAGATGTACATCCACTTCCTGGTGGTTCAGACCAAAGTGAAGAACATCAAgtatgatggaggagctgagacagATCATCACTGGAGTCCAGAGAGCAGGAAGATGATTGAGTCTCTGGGAAAACTGGCTTTTGATCAGCTGCAGAAAGGCAACCTGATCTTCTATGAATCAGACCTGACAGAGTGTGGCATCGATATCAGAGCAGCCTCAGTGTACTcaggagtgttcacacagatctttaaagaggagagaggactgtaccagGACAAGGTGTTCTGCTTCGTCCATCTGAGTGTTCAGGAGTTTCTGGCTGCTCTTCATGTCCATCTGACCTTCATCAACTCTGGAGTCAATCTGATGgaagaacaacaaacaacatcccAAAGGTCTAAAGTCTTCAGAGACAAACCTAAACTCAGACATCTCCACCAGAGTGCTGTGGACAAGGCCTTACAGAGTCCAAATGGACACCTGGACTTGTTCCTCCGCTTCCTCCTGGGTCTCTCACTGCAGACCAATCAGAAACACCTACGAGGTCTgctgacacagacaggaagtagctCAAAAACCAATTGGAAAACAGTCCAGTACATCAAGAAGAAGATCAACGAGGATCTGTCTGCTGAGAGAAGCATCAACCTGTTCCACTgtctgaatgaactgaatgatcGTTCTCTAGTGAAGGAGATCCAACAGTCCCTGAGTTCAGGACGTCTCTCCACAGATAAACTGTCTCCTGCTCAGTGGTCAGCTCTGGTCTTCATCTTACTGTCATCAGAAGAAGATCTGGACGTGTTTGACCTGAAGAAATACTCTGCTTCAGAGGAGGCTcttctgaggctgctgccagtgCTCAAAGCCTCCAACAAAGCTCT ACTGAGTGGCTGTAACCtgtcagagagaagctgtgaagctctgtcctcagttctcagctcccagtcctccagtctgagacacctggacctgagtaacaacaacctgcaggattcaggagtgaagcttctttctgttggactgcagagtccacactgtactctggaaactctcag ACTGAGTGGCTGTAACCTCTCAaagagaagctgtgaagctctgtcctcagttctcagctcccagtcctccagtctgagacacctggacctgagtaacaacaacctgcaggattcaggagtgaagcttctttctgttggactgcagagtccacactgtactctggaaactctcag tctgtcaggctgtctgatcacagaggaaggctgtgtttctctggcctcagctctgagctccaacccctcccatctgagagagctggacctgagctaCAATCATCCAGGAGACTCAGGAGTGACGCTGCTGTCTGCTGGACTGAAGGATCCACACTGGAGACTGGACACTCTCAG GGTGGAGCCTGGTGGAGTCCGATGGTTGAGACCAGGTGTgaggaagt ATTCCTGTGAACTCACCATCGacacaaacacagtaaacagacgcctcaaactgtctgacaacaacaggaaGGTGAAATGTGTGAAGGAGGTTCAGTCATACCCTGATCATCCAGACAGATTTGACTGGTGGCCTCAGCTGCTGTGTAGAACTGGTCTGACTGGTCGCTGTTACTGGGAGGTCGAGTGGAGAGGACGGGTTTATATATCAGTGAGTTACAGAGGAATcagcaggagaggagacagtATGGACTGTGTGTTTGGAATGAATCATCAGTCCTGGAGTCTGTTCTGCTCTGATGATGGTCGTTACTCTGTCTGGCACAATGACAGAAGAACacagctctcctcctcctcttcctcctcttcctcctcctcctcctcctcctcctcctcttcctcctcctcctcttcctcctcctcctcctcctcctcctcctcctcctcctcctcctcctcctcctcctctggtagggtagcagtgtatgtggactgtcctgctggcactctgtccttcttcagagtctcctctgacacactgatCCACCTCCACACCTTCAACACCACATTCACTGAACCTCTTTATCCTGGGCTTAGGCTCTGGTGTTATGgttcctcagtgtctctgtgttctctgtag
- the LOC144461888 gene encoding NACHT, LRR and PYD domains-containing protein 3-like isoform X4 translates to MNRCEDREEGVPPSKTTLCGEHDSQTKAQRIHQRPDSAGPGPGPGPGPGPEPGPEPSCVSLKSDMSNDRYINFKVHQPSAAERVDQESSEVPSGQSAQQHQTHLDSIFMLLEENILTFVKNELKKIQKVLSPDYPECFESQREDEEVLEGEDEEQRRSSREAFLKITLHFLRRMKQEELADCLQSRTFAPVCRRKLKSNLQEKFQCVFEGIAKAGNPTLLNQIYTELYITEGGTAEVNDEHEVRQIDTASRKPHRPETTIRQEDIFKASPGRDEPIRTVMTKGVAGIGKTVLTQKFTLDWAEDKANQDIQLTFPFTFRELNVLKEKKYSLVELVHHFFTETKEAGICRFEEFQVVFIFDGLDECRLPLDFHNNEILTDVTESTSVDVLLTNLIRGKLLPSARLWITTRPAAANQIPPDCVDMVTEVRGFTDPQKEEYFRKRFRDEEQASRIISHIKTSRSLHIMCHIPVFCWITATVVEDVMKTREEGELPKTLTEMYIHFLVVQTKVKNIKYDGGAETDHHWSPESRKMIESLGKLAFDQLQKGNLIFYESDLTECGIDIRAASVYSGVFTQIFKEERGLYQDKVFCFVHLSVQEFLAALHVHLTFINSGVNLMEEQQTTSQRSKVFRDKPKLRHLHQSAVDKALQSPNGHLDLFLRFLLGLSLQTNQKHLRGLLTQTGSSSKTNWKTVQYIKKKINEDLSAERSINLFHCLNELNDRSLVKEIQQSLSSGRLSTDKLSPAQWSALVFILLSSEEDLDVFDLKKYSASEEALLRLLPVLKASNKALLSGCNLSERSCEALSSVLSSQSSSLRHLDLSNNNLQDSGVKLLSVGLQSPHCTLETLRLSGCNLSKRSCEALSSVLSSQSSSLRHLDLSNNNLQDSGVKLLSVGLQSPHCTLETLSLSGCLITEEGCVSLASALSSNPSHLRELDLSYNHPGDSGVTLLSAGLKDPHWRLDTLRVEPGGVRWLRPGVRKYSCELTIDTNTVNRRLKLSDNNRKVKCVKEVQSYPDHPDRFDWWPQLLCRTGLTGRCYWEVEWRGRVYISVSYRGISRRGDSMDCVFGMNHQSWSLFCSDDGRYSVWHNDRRTQLSSSSSSSSSSSSSSSSSSSSSSSSSSSSSSSSSSSSSSSSSGRVAVYVDCPAGTLSFFRVSSDTLIHLHTFNTTFTEPLYPGLRLWCYGSSVSLCSL, encoded by the exons ATGAATCGgtgtgaggacagagaggagggagtcCCTCCCTCTAAAACCACTCTGTGTGGGGAACATGACAGCCAGACCAAAGCTCAGAG GATCCATCAGAGACCAGACTCtgctggacctggacctggacctggacctggacctggacctgaacctggacctgaacccagctgtgtgtccttAAAGAGCGACATGTCAAATGATCGATACATTAATTTTAAAGTCCATCAGCCCTCTGCTGCAGAGAG AGTGGACCAGGAGAGCTCAGAGGTTCCCAGTGGTCAGTCTGCCcagcagcatcaaacacacctggactcCATATTTATG ctgctggaggagaacaTCCTCACTTTTGTGAAGAACGAGCTGAAGAAGATCCAGAAGGTTCTGAGTCCAGATTACCCAGAATGCTTCGAGAGTCagagggaggatgaggaggtgtTGGAGGGTGAGGatgaagagcagaggaggagcagcagagaggcattTCTGAAGATCACACTGCACTTCCTGAGGAGAAtgaagcaggaggagctggctgactGTCTGCAGAGCA gAACTTTTGCTCCAGTGTGTCGACGTAAACTCAAATCTAACCTGCAGGAGaagttccagtgtgtgtttgaggggatCGCTAAAGCAGGAAACCCAACCCTTCTGAATCAGATctacacagagctctacatcacAGAAGGAGGGACTGCAGAGGTCAATGATGAACATGAGGTCAGACAGATCGACACAGCATCCAGGAAACCACACAGACCAGAAACAACCATCAGACAAGAAGACATCTTTAAAGCCTCACCTGGAAGAgatgaaccaatcagaacagtgaTGACAAAGGGAGTGGCTGGCATTGGGAAAACAGTCTTAACACAGAAGTTCACTCTGGACTGGGCTGAAGACAAAGCCAACCAGGACATACAGTTGACATTTCCATTCACTTTCAGAGAGCTGaatgtgctgaaagagaaaaagtacagcttggtggaacttgttcatcacttctttacTGAAACCAAAGAAGCAGGAATCTGCAGGTTTGAAGAGTTCCAGGTTGTGTTCATCTTTGACGGTCTGGATGAGTGTCGACTTCCTCTGGACTTCCACAACAATGAGATCCTGACTGATGTTACAGAGTCCACCTCAGTGGATGTGCTGCTGACAAACCtcatcagggggaaactgcttccctctgctcgcctctggataaccacacgacctgcagcagccaatcagatccctcctgactgtgttgacatggtgacagaggtcagagggttcactgacccacagaaggaggagtacttcaggaagagattcagagatgaggagcaggccAGCAGAATCATCTCCCACATCAAGACATCACGAAGCCTCCACATCATGTGCCACatcccagtcttctgctggatcactgctacagttgtggaggatgtgatgaagaccagagaggaaggagagctgCCCAAGACCCTGACTGAGATGTACATCCACTTCCTGGTGGTTCAGACCAAAGTGAAGAACATCAAgtatgatggaggagctgagacagATCATCACTGGAGTCCAGAGAGCAGGAAGATGATTGAGTCTCTGGGAAAACTGGCTTTTGATCAGCTGCAGAAAGGCAACCTGATCTTCTATGAATCAGACCTGACAGAGTGTGGCATCGATATCAGAGCAGCCTCAGTGTACTcaggagtgttcacacagatctttaaagaggagagaggactgtaccagGACAAGGTGTTCTGCTTCGTCCATCTGAGTGTTCAGGAGTTTCTGGCTGCTCTTCATGTCCATCTGACCTTCATCAACTCTGGAGTCAATCTGATGgaagaacaacaaacaacatcccAAAGGTCTAAAGTCTTCAGAGACAAACCTAAACTCAGACATCTCCACCAGAGTGCTGTGGACAAGGCCTTACAGAGTCCAAATGGACACCTGGACTTGTTCCTCCGCTTCCTCCTGGGTCTCTCACTGCAGACCAATCAGAAACACCTACGAGGTCTgctgacacagacaggaagtagctCAAAAACCAATTGGAAAACAGTCCAGTACATCAAGAAGAAGATCAACGAGGATCTGTCTGCTGAGAGAAGCATCAACCTGTTCCACTgtctgaatgaactgaatgatcGTTCTCTAGTGAAGGAGATCCAACAGTCCCTGAGTTCAGGACGTCTCTCCACAGATAAACTGTCTCCTGCTCAGTGGTCAGCTCTGGTCTTCATCTTACTGTCATCAGAAGAAGATCTGGACGTGTTTGACCTGAAGAAATACTCTGCTTCAGAGGAGGCTcttctgaggctgctgccagtgCTCAAAGCCTCCAACAAAGCTCT ACTGAGTGGCTGTAACCtgtcagagagaagctgtgaagctctgtcctcagttctcagctcccagtcctccagtctgagacacctggacctgagtaacaacaacctgcaggattcaggagtgaagcttctttctgttggactgcagagtccacactgtactctggaaactctcag ACTGAGTGGCTGTAACCTCTCAaagagaagctgtgaagctctgtcctcagttctcagctcccagtcctccagtctgagacacctggacctgagtaacaacaacctgcaggattcaggagtgaagcttctttctgttggactgcagagtccacactgtactctggaaactctcag tctgtcaggctgtctgatcacagaggaaggctgtgtttctctggcctcagctctgagctccaacccctcccatctgagagagctggacctgagctaCAATCATCCAGGAGACTCAGGAGTGACGCTGCTGTCTGCTGGACTGAAGGATCCACACTGGAGACTGGACACTCTCAG GGTGGAGCCTGGTGGAGTCCGATGGTTGAGACCAGGTGTgaggaagt ATTCCTGTGAACTCACCATCGacacaaacacagtaaacagacgcctcaaactgtctgacaacaacaggaaGGTGAAATGTGTGAAGGAGGTTCAGTCATACCCTGATCATCCAGACAGATTTGACTGGTGGCCTCAGCTGCTGTGTAGAACTGGTCTGACTGGTCGCTGTTACTGGGAGGTCGAGTGGAGAGGACGGGTTTATATATCAGTGAGTTACAGAGGAATcagcaggagaggagacagtATGGACTGTGTGTTTGGAATGAATCATCAGTCCTGGAGTCTGTTCTGCTCTGATGATGGTCGTTACTCTGTCTGGCACAATGACAGAAGAACacagctctcctcctcctcttcctcctcttcctcctcctcctcctcctcctcctcctcttcctcctcctcctcttcctcctcctcctcctcctcctcctcctcctcctcctcctcctcctcctcctcctctggtagggtagcagtgtatgtggactgtcctgctggcactctgtccttcttcagagtctcctctgacacactgatCCACCTCCACACCTTCAACACCACATTCACTGAACCTCTTTATCCTGGGCTTAGGCTCTGGTGTTATGgttcctcagtgtctctgtgttctctgtag